In Nocardia sp. NBC_01327, the genomic stretch AGTACGCACTAATTTCTCCGACACTGACCCAAAAGTGAGTATCCAGCTAGCGAGGACGGGCAATGGGCGCAAAGAGATACGGGCCATACTTCTGCGGCATCGACGCCGCCATGGATGTTGTCGGCGGCAAATGGAAATCCCTCATCCTCTGGGAACTGCACGAACACGGCACCCGCCGCTTCGGCGAACTGCGCCGCGCCCTCCCCGGAGTCTCCGAGAAAATGCTCAACCAGCAACTACGCGAACTGACCGAAGACGGCATCGTCCACCGCGAACTCCACCCCGAAATCCCACCCCGCGTGGACTACTCGCTCACTGAAGAAGGCGCCGCTCTCAACACCGCGCTCGCCCCACTCGGCGCCTGGGGCACCCGCCGCATCAACCGCATCAACGCACCCCGAGTCCACGCAACCACCTAGCCGCGCCGGAAAGCACTCACGAGAGCCGTCCCCACGCCACCAAGATCACCAGGAACTGGTGGCGCTATCGCGCGACACCCTCCCGCCACCAGTTCCTGGTCGACGAGGTACACCCGGTGAGGACCCCCGACGACCAGTTGCTAGCAGCGAGTGCAGCTTTGCGTCAGCACCACGCATCACCGCGAGCCGACACCCGGTCGTCGAGGGGGCTCTGGTGGTGGGGTTTTGCGGCGTGTCGCCTCCCTCAGAGCCCGCTCGGCGTTCAGGGGTGGTGGGTGGCGGCGTGGTGGCCGGCGGTGCGGCCGAAGGCCAGGGCGTCGGCGATGTGGAAGCCGCCGTCTTTGGACCAGGAGTAGGTGGAGCTGAGGTTGCCGGCGGCGTAGAGGGCGGGGATTACTTCGCCGGAAGGGTCCAGGACTTGGGCGTTTTCATTGCGGCGGGGGCCGCCGTTGCTCCAGGCCAGGATCGGGGCGGAGGGGAAGGCGTAGTAGGGGGGTTCGGTGAGGGGGACGAGGGTGCGGGGGTGGCGGGAGAATTGGTCGTCGGCGCCGGCGGCGCAGGCGGCGTTGTAGCGGTCGACGGTGTGCTGCAGGGTGTTCGGGTCCATGTCGAGCAGGGCGGCGAGTTCGGGGAGGGCGTCGGCGCGGTGGATCCAGCCCTTGTCGATTTCGGCGGAGTTGTCGGGGCTCCAGTCGTAGCCTTCGATCTGCTGGGCCCAGCTGACCGCGAGGACGTCGCGGCCGGGGACGATGGGCCCTGCGCGGCGGGCGGATTCGTCGAAGAGGATGACCATCGGCTCGGTGGGGAACAGCTGATAGCTGCCGTGGATGCGGGCGTGGCCGTGGCGCAGGGCGACGGTTTCATTGCAGCAGCGGCGGCCGTCGCGGCCGAGGTAGATGTAGCCCTTGGAGTACGGGAACGCGGTGTAGAAACCGGCTTCGTAACC encodes the following:
- a CDS encoding winged helix-turn-helix transcriptional regulator yields the protein MGAKRYGPYFCGIDAAMDVVGGKWKSLILWELHEHGTRRFGELRRALPGVSEKMLNQQLRELTEDGIVHRELHPEIPPRVDYSLTEEGAALNTALAPLGAWGTRRINRINAPRVHATT